In the genome of Paenibacillus pabuli, one region contains:
- a CDS encoding HXXEE domain-containing protein: protein MNMLRKYWQDLGLIIALLVCIYLIMDWGTLPRINSILWLSFVAILLHQFEEYRWPGYFAGLFNKILFQSKEPERYPLNQQSAMIINLIIAYVFYLPPVFFPSVVWLGLAPILMGFFQIIWHGIFANIKAKSMYNPGLGSAILLHLPIGIWYIKYAYEQNIITPIDWLWSTIYFVVAVYVLIVKGNMWLKNKNSIHRFSQKQLGSYTKK, encoded by the coding sequence TTGAACATGTTAAGAAAATACTGGCAGGACTTGGGATTGATCATTGCACTCCTTGTATGTATTTATCTCATCATGGATTGGGGAACGCTTCCGCGCATTAACAGCATCTTATGGTTAAGTTTTGTTGCCATTCTTCTGCATCAATTTGAAGAATACCGATGGCCGGGTTACTTTGCAGGTTTGTTTAATAAAATTCTGTTCCAAAGTAAAGAACCTGAGAGATATCCGTTAAATCAGCAGTCAGCTATGATTATTAATCTGATTATCGCCTATGTATTTTATTTGCCACCTGTATTCTTCCCTTCCGTTGTATGGCTGGGTCTGGCGCCTATATTAATGGGCTTCTTCCAGATTATCTGGCATGGAATCTTCGCCAATATAAAAGCTAAAAGCATGTATAATCCTGGATTAGGTTCAGCGATATTGCTGCATTTGCCAATTGGAATCTGGTACATTAAATATGCCTATGAACAGAATATAATAACACCCATAGACTGGCTATGGAGCACGATTTATTTTGTCGTAGCCGTTTATGTTTTAATTGTTAAAGGCAATATGTGGCTAAAAAACAAAAACTCCATTCACCGATTTTCACAGAAACAATTAGGTTCTTATACAAAAAAATAA
- a CDS encoding TetR/AcrR family transcriptional regulator has protein sequence MMEPDKKSETKEKIMQATLEFTKQSGFEGITIRKIAEASGTNVSLVNYYFGSKENLISESIKMILSSFQHTFDILDEISIPAKDRLKQFLVDYLQVIREYPELLSRIILMGSADFSSQQEYGSFLNLMGFPKVQNTLKEITGEQEPERLITMMTQIFGALFLPALMRPILEKGASVKIASMDAQIDLLFERYFH, from the coding sequence ATTATGGAACCAGACAAGAAAAGTGAAACAAAAGAAAAGATTATGCAGGCCACACTGGAGTTCACCAAACAAAGCGGATTTGAAGGCATCACCATCCGAAAAATTGCCGAAGCCTCTGGCACTAATGTATCCCTTGTTAATTATTACTTCGGGTCCAAAGAAAACTTGATCAGCGAATCTATTAAAATGATTTTGAGCAGCTTTCAGCATACCTTTGATATACTTGACGAAATTTCCATTCCCGCCAAAGATCGTTTGAAACAATTTTTGGTGGATTATTTACAAGTCATCCGTGAATATCCCGAATTGTTATCCAGAATTATTCTTATGGGTTCAGCAGACTTCTCATCTCAACAGGAGTACGGCTCATTTTTAAATTTAATGGGGTTCCCCAAAGTTCAAAATACGTTAAAAGAGATCACCGGAGAACAAGAACCGGAACGATTGATTACAATGATGACGCAAATTTTTGGGGCCCTATTTCTCCCAGCACTTATGAGACCTATTCTGGAAAAGGGAGCTTCTGTGAAGATTGCTTCTATGGATGCACAAATCGACTTGCTCTTTGAAAGATACTTTCATTAA
- a CDS encoding phosphotransferase enzyme family protein, translating into MMTFFQSGTHEELQNLLVQARSVCLRALDNYEIAWDCIHFIQLSDTITYKIDTAPSKSYLLRIHSNRLSKEAIRSELTLLQSLATSDDLHVPQGVASRDGSYVLSMEAEEAGMYFYVTMMNWVDGEHMDNNEINERCVYRMGFMAAKLHEATARFVPSVGFARPTWGEESFKVDMAKLGRYYTRFLSNQAWKTYQKASHKVLSQLADLSQNPQHYGIIHGDLHMGNIVFNEEQPNPIDFGRCGYGYYLYDIAHTIVGLYPAQRWEFIRGYESVRTLPSNYVEVLESFFIMCIIENYSHHSSDPREASGLIDEQPYAQACIREYLMNAPFLFNGIEVQEVT; encoded by the coding sequence ATGATGACTTTTTTTCAAAGTGGGACGCATGAAGAACTTCAAAATTTGCTCGTTCAGGCGAGAAGTGTTTGTCTAAGGGCATTAGATAATTATGAAATAGCTTGGGATTGTATACATTTCATTCAGTTGTCAGATACCATCACGTACAAAATCGATACAGCACCATCGAAAAGCTATTTGCTTCGCATTCATTCCAATCGGCTAAGCAAAGAGGCTATCCGTTCAGAACTTACTTTGCTACAATCATTGGCCACATCCGATGATCTCCATGTACCTCAAGGTGTGGCTAGTCGCGATGGCTCGTATGTTTTGTCCATGGAGGCAGAAGAGGCGGGAATGTACTTTTATGTCACGATGATGAATTGGGTAGACGGAGAGCATATGGACAACAATGAGATTAATGAACGTTGTGTATACCGTATGGGCTTTATGGCCGCAAAGCTCCATGAAGCAACAGCCCGATTTGTACCATCTGTTGGTTTTGCTCGGCCCACATGGGGCGAAGAAAGTTTTAAAGTGGATATGGCCAAGCTGGGACGTTATTACACAAGGTTTTTATCCAATCAGGCATGGAAGACGTATCAGAAAGCATCGCATAAGGTATTATCCCAACTTGCAGACTTGAGTCAGAATCCACAGCATTACGGAATCATCCATGGAGATTTACATATGGGTAACATCGTATTTAACGAAGAACAACCTAATCCAATTGATTTTGGCAGATGTGGCTACGGGTATTATCTTTACGATATAGCACACACAATAGTAGGGCTTTACCCAGCACAACGTTGGGAGTTCATCAGAGGTTATGAAAGTGTAAGGACACTTCCATCAAATTATGTTGAGGTTCTGGAAAGTTTCTTTATCATGTGCATAATTGAAAATTACAGCCACCACTCTTCCGACCCTAGAGAAGCATCAGGATTAATAGATGAGCAACCGTACGCACAAGCATGTATCAGAGAATATTTAATGAATGCTCCATTTCTTTTCAACGGGATAGAAGTGCAGGAAGTCACTTAA